A stretch of Arthrobacter sp. NEB 688 DNA encodes these proteins:
- a CDS encoding Type 1 glutamine amidotransferase-like domain-containing protein, with product MASHRARHVLGAALVTTALLAPLGATTASARSGAHPPAGAGRAADVLVPIGGGYETDTLEAFARTAAARASGPTVDLVVVPSAYGDAPEDRAENLELAGERAEQLRAACEDAVPSRFTGCTARLAVLLTRADALDPANAAALADPATDGIYVLGGDQGLAMQVLAASPAERAVSAATRRGVVLGGTSAGAAVESRSMINGYVGDLGPAEGLRRGSTLVWWGDDADLERGLDTGSTRAIYDQHFHQRGRLGRTLSTIATADEHFRGASPVGVGVDYGTGVRATDDRMLSGVFGQGSVSVVDLETLGTTHTWGGPQHTLSARRVLTHLMTEGQTYDLSTRTLTRLGHVVAPPRATPWRAPAAPGRGTLVVGGGVLGSPVVADVVERARAVRSDDRARLVVLALGPDAAALGQRYADAARDAGWTGAVRVVTRATLRADSLRGATAAFLVGDDPSTLGADLSGPRVRAAVTDAVRRAPVVLTDGAVSAAVGERWSPVARPSDDELEDAGIAAFRTGDARWRTGLGLVRATVVPHLAADNRWGRLYGSVAVDRGAPVLGVLDGSAVVLERGSASVSGESVVVADGDEARTWTSANGSIGAANVVLDVFSDGQRLRR from the coding sequence ATGGCCAGCCACCGCGCCCGGCACGTCCTCGGCGCCGCCCTCGTGACCACCGCCCTCCTCGCCCCGCTCGGGGCCACGACCGCGAGCGCCCGGTCGGGGGCGCACCCACCGGCGGGCGCCGGCCGGGCCGCCGACGTGCTCGTCCCGATCGGCGGCGGCTACGAGACCGACACGCTCGAGGCCTTCGCGCGCACCGCCGCCGCCCGCGCCTCGGGGCCGACGGTCGACCTCGTCGTCGTGCCGTCCGCGTACGGCGACGCCCCGGAGGACCGCGCCGAGAACCTCGAGCTCGCCGGCGAGCGGGCCGAGCAGCTGCGCGCCGCGTGCGAGGACGCCGTGCCGTCGCGCTTCACCGGGTGCACCGCGCGCCTGGCCGTCCTCCTCACCCGCGCCGACGCGCTCGACCCCGCGAACGCCGCCGCGCTCGCCGACCCCGCGACCGACGGCATCTACGTCCTCGGCGGCGACCAGGGCCTCGCGATGCAGGTGCTCGCCGCGAGCCCGGCCGAGCGGGCCGTCAGCGCCGCGACCCGGCGGGGCGTCGTCCTCGGCGGCACGAGCGCCGGCGCGGCCGTCGAGTCGCGCTCGATGATCAACGGCTACGTCGGCGACCTCGGGCCGGCCGAGGGCCTGCGCCGGGGGTCGACCCTCGTGTGGTGGGGCGACGACGCCGACCTCGAGCGCGGGCTCGACACCGGCTCGACGCGGGCCATCTACGACCAGCACTTCCACCAGCGCGGCCGGCTCGGCCGGACCCTCTCGACGATCGCGACGGCCGACGAGCACTTCCGCGGCGCGAGCCCGGTCGGGGTCGGCGTCGACTACGGCACCGGGGTGCGCGCCACCGACGACCGGATGCTCTCCGGGGTCTTCGGGCAGGGCTCGGTCTCGGTCGTCGACCTCGAGACGCTCGGCACGACCCACACGTGGGGCGGCCCGCAGCACACGCTCTCGGCCCGGCGGGTCCTCACGCACCTGATGACCGAGGGGCAGACCTACGACCTGTCCACCCGCACCCTGACCCGCCTCGGCCACGTCGTCGCGCCGCCGCGCGCCACCCCGTGGCGGGCGCCCGCGGCTCCCGGGCGCGGCACCCTCGTCGTCGGTGGCGGGGTCCTCGGCTCCCCCGTCGTCGCCGACGTCGTCGAGCGGGCCCGCGCGGTCCGCTCCGACGACCGGGCGCGGCTCGTCGTCCTCGCCCTCGGCCCGGACGCCGCCGCCCTCGGGCAGCGCTACGCCGACGCCGCGCGCGACGCCGGCTGGACCGGCGCCGTGCGCGTCGTCACCCGCGCCACGCTGCGGGCCGACTCCCTGCGCGGCGCCACGGCCGCCTTCCTCGTCGGCGACGACCCGAGCACGCTCGGCGCCGACCTCTCCGGGCCGCGGGTCCGGGCCGCCGTCACCGACGCCGTGCGCCGGGCCCCGGTCGTCCTCACCGACGGCGCGGTCTCGGCCGCCGTCGGCGAGCGCTGGTCGCCCGTCGCCCGCCCGAGCGACGACGAGCTCGAGGACGCCGGCATCGCGGCCTTCCGCACCGGTGACGCGCGCTGGCGCACCGGGCTCGGCCTCGTGCGCGCGACGGTCGTGCCGCACCTCGCCGCCGACAACCGCTGGGGCCGCCTGTACGGGTCGGTCGCGGTCGACCGGGGCGCCCCCGTGCTCGGCGTCCTCGACGGGTCCGCGGTCGTCCTCGAGCGCGGGTCGGCCTCCGTCAGCGGCGAGTCCGTCGTCGTCGCGGACGGTGACGAGGCCCGCACGTGGACCTCGGCCAACGGGTCGATCGGGGCGGCGAACGTCGTCCTCGACGTCTTCTCCGACGGGCAGCGGCTGCGTCGCTGA
- the mtnA gene encoding S-methyl-5-thioribose-1-phosphate isomerase: MSLLALEWDAAAGRDGRGALRLLDQTLLPTVTEHLVVEDVDTLVDAISRLAVRGAPALGVTGALGVVVAMDAAADLGWDEERLQHEVDRVRDARPTAVNLAWGVDTVRPLMAQGRAAVLEAALRVATEDEAANRELSRLGADWLLERTGKERLRVLTHCNAGVLATSAWGTALGVVRELDARGLVEFVYADETRPLLQGARLTAWELAAEGIPHAVQADGAAASTIVRGLVDCAVVGADRITANGDVANKVGTLGVALACREAGIPLLVAAPWSTVDLSMDDGSAIEIEERPGEEVTTFTGVRVAPEGTPGFNPAFDVTPARLVSAVATERGVVEPAAGERLDG; this comes from the coding sequence ATGAGCCTCCTCGCCCTCGAGTGGGATGCCGCCGCCGGCCGTGACGGCCGCGGCGCCCTGCGCCTCCTCGACCAGACCCTCCTGCCGACCGTCACCGAGCACCTGGTCGTCGAGGACGTCGACACCCTCGTCGACGCCATCTCCCGCCTCGCGGTGCGCGGTGCGCCCGCGCTCGGGGTGACCGGCGCGCTCGGGGTCGTCGTCGCGATGGACGCCGCCGCCGACCTGGGCTGGGACGAGGAGCGGCTGCAGCACGAGGTCGACCGGGTCCGCGACGCGCGCCCGACGGCGGTCAACCTCGCCTGGGGGGTCGACACCGTGCGGCCGCTCATGGCGCAGGGCCGCGCCGCCGTGCTCGAGGCGGCGCTGCGGGTGGCGACCGAGGACGAGGCGGCCAACCGCGAGCTGTCGCGCCTCGGCGCCGACTGGCTGCTCGAGCGCACCGGCAAGGAGCGGCTGCGGGTCCTCACCCACTGCAACGCGGGGGTCCTCGCGACGTCGGCGTGGGGCACCGCCCTCGGCGTGGTCCGCGAGCTCGACGCGCGCGGCCTGGTCGAGTTCGTCTACGCCGACGAGACGCGCCCGCTCCTCCAGGGCGCCCGCCTCACCGCGTGGGAGCTCGCGGCCGAGGGCATCCCGCACGCCGTGCAGGCCGACGGCGCCGCCGCGTCGACGATCGTGCGCGGTCTCGTCGACTGCGCCGTCGTGGGCGCCGACCGGATCACCGCGAACGGCGACGTCGCGAACAAGGTCGGCACCCTCGGCGTCGCCCTGGCCTGCCGGGAGGCGGGCATCCCGCTGCTCGTCGCGGCGCCGTGGTCGACCGTCGACCTCTCGATGGACGACGGCTCGGCGATCGAGATCGAGGAGCGGCCCGGTGAGGAGGTCACGACGTTCACCGGCGTGCGCGTGGCCCCCGAGGGGACGCCCGGCTTCAACCCGGCCTTCGACGTGACGCCCGCGCGGCTCGTCTCGGCCGTCGCGACCGAGCGCGGCGTCGTCGAGCCGGCCGCGGGGGAGCGCCTCGACGGCTGA